The DNA sequence GATCCTCGTTTAAGCTAAGCGGGCATCCTTCCTAGCTTTTTAAGCTCGTCAGCGACGTAACTAAGGCCTAACCCTTCAAGCTTCCCCTCGGTCGGTACGCCCGTCTTAATATCCCATCCTCTCGCTACGTAGTAGTCGTCTAAGAGCTTATCCAACTCGAATACTTGGCCCTTCGCCGGCGGCCTCGGGAACGGCATCTTCCGCAGCCTTTCAGGTAGCCAATCGTCCTTCCTCGTTAAGCCCTCCCTAACGTTAAAAGCCCTTTCAACGTTATACACCCTTTCACCTACAAGCCAGATGTAACCCGGGTCCTTAAACTCCTCAATACCGGTGGCGGCGTAAAGGATCATCCCGATCCACTCCATGGTCTTCTCGACGCTCCCGTAGCTAGCCGTTTGAACCATTTCTGCAAACGCGCACCAGCCTACAGCCTCGTAGGCCGCTACCTGATCTTGTACCTTCTTAGCTAGAAGGCCCTTACCTTCAACCGTTAACGGGTCAACCTTCTCCGGTATACCTGCTATTTCATACTTACTCCACCCTATCATATGGCTACCACCAATATTCGAGGTCGCATAGCTAAGCCCATGGGCCTTAGCGGCCCTAGGATCGTAGGCCGGTAGCTCGAGGCGTTTACTATGCATAGCATACTTCTCAGCTCCCCTACCGATAGCTTCAGCGGCCCTAACCGTACCTTCAGCTAACACGTTGCCTATACCCTCCCTAAGCGCTATTTTCCTAACAAGTTCAACCATAGCGTCCCCATCACCCCATCTAAGCCTTAAGCCATCAGCCTCCCTCTCCGTTATTAGGCCCTTCTCGTAGAGCTCCATGGCGAACGCCACCGTAGCACCGGTCGATATGGTGTCAAGCCCATACCTATCGCAGAGCATATTAGCGTAAGCTATAGCTTCAAGGTTCGTAATGCCGCACGCGGAGCCGAAGCTCCAGAGGGTTTCATACTCAGGGAAGTCCCAGAGTAAACCGGCGTATGGACCCTTAGTTAACTTCCACTTCTTACCGCAGGCGATCATACAGTTGAAGCAACCGTAGTGCTTAATTATGTACCTACCAAGTACCTCAGGCCTCCAAACCTCCGCGTTCTCTAACTCGACGTTCTTAAAGTTATAGGTCGGATTATGGCCTAAAACGTAGAACTGGTAAACCGCAGAGTTCGTACCGAGGCTACGGAAACCTTCAAGTAGCGGGCTCCTCCTATACGCGTCGACCTGCTCCTTAACGAGCTTCTCAAAGAGTTCAGGCTTCGAAACCACGGGCTTCCTAGCGCCACGTACAACTATAGCCTTAAGGTTCTTCGAACCTAAAACAGCTCCACCCCCACCCCTCCCCGGCGTCCTATAATCATCCGTTACGAGGCAAGCCATCCTTACAAGCCTCTCCCCAGCTGGCCCTATAGTTAGCATCCTAGCCTCCCTATCGGTTTCATCTTTAAGCACGTCGACGACCCCGTCCACCGTAGCCCCCCATACGTGGGCGGCATCCCTAAATTCAACGTCATCATCGTACACCCAAACGTAAGTAGGTTTCTCGGCCCTACCTTCAATGATCACGGCGTCATAACCCGCGGATTTAACCTCAGCCGCGAAAAACCCTCCACCAGTAGACCTGAAATAAGTCCCCGTTAAGGGGGACTTAAACGTGGTGAACACCCTATGAAAGCTTTGAGCCGAAGTCCCCGTAAGCGGGCTAAAGGATAAAACCATTTTACTCTCCGGGCTCAACGGGTCAGCCCCCGGTTTAACCTCATCCCATAGTATCTTAGCCCCGAAGCCCCTACCTCCTATAAAGCCTTTAATAAGCTCATAGGGTGTTTCAACCTTAACCGCGGCCTTACTGGTTAAATCCAACCTTAGGATTCTACCAGCGTAACCATACAGGCTTTTAGCCAAGAAAACCTCAACTCCTCCTACGGGTCTACGTTTGGGAAGAAACGAGCCTAGAAGCTACTTAAGCATTTCTTCATAGGCTTCGCTACGGAGCCTCTTCACGTATCTCAAGGTTGGACGCGTGGAGGATTATAAACAGCTGAAACAGATAACGGGAAACAGATAATAAGGGGGACTATATTAAGCGCTTAAAGCGGCTAAGGGGGCTTTAACCGGCTGGGGGCGGGTTCATGATTAACGTTAAGCCGATTGATGAAGCCACCATAACTAAGGCCATAATTAAAAAGTCGTTGGACTTCCTCCTAGAACAGGTGGAAACCGACGTTATAGTGGTAGGTACCGGGCCGGCTGGTTTAACCGCTGCTATGTATCTAGCTAGGGCCGGGCTTAAAACCTTGGTCTTTGAGCGGAGGCTCTCCTTCGGTGGAGGTATAGGTGGAGGGGGGATGCAGTTACCGAAGATCGTAATCGAGGAACCCGCTGATCAAATACTTAAGGAGCTAGGGTGCCGTCTTGAGGAGTACGAGCCCGGGGTATACGTCGTCGACGCGGTGGAAATGATGGCTAAACTAGCCGTAGGAGCCATAGAAGCTGGGGCTAAAATAGTTTTAGGCGTAACTGTGGATGACGTAATATATAGAATTGTAAACGGGAGGCCTAGTATTGAGGGCGCCGTGGTTCAATGGTCCTCCGTTATAATGGCCGGCCTCCACGTGGACCCCATAGCCTTTAAGTCCAAGGCGTTAATAGATTGTACGGGTCACGAAGCCGAAGTACTAGCCGTAGCTTCAAGGAAAATACCCGAGCTAGGTATTACGCTGCAAGGCGAAAGATCTCTATGGGCTAGCGAAGCTGAACGTTTAACCATCGAGAAAACGGGTGAAGTATGCCCAGGCCTCTACGTAGCCGGTATGGCCGTTGCTGCGCTACACGGAACCCCTAGAATGGGCCCCGTGTTCGGCGGAATGTTAATCTCAGGTAGGAAGGTAGCGGAGCTAGTGGTAAAAGCGCTTACGCGAAGCTGAAGGGGTCAAGGTTTAAGCAAGAATATAAAGACCTTTAAAAACCGCTCTAAAACCTAGACGAGTAATACTGTTAAAAGGCTATCATAAACCATTGACTCCTCTAAATAAATTTTACTGGCTCTGGTTGAGAAAGTTTTATTAGAATATGCTAACTATAAATAGTCGTGGGCTTCAAGGGTTTAAAGCCGCTTAAGCTTATAAGCTCCGGGAAAACTAAGAACGTTTACTCTTCAAACGATCCAAACCTAGTTTTAATAGAGTTTAGGGATGACGTTACGGCGCTGGACGGCCGTAAACACGACGTTCTTAAAGGTAAGGGCGTTATAAACGCGGCGATAACCGCTAAGCTATTCACGTTTCTAAACGCTTCGGGCTTCAAGACGCACTACGTCGGCATGGCCGGCGATAGCTTAATGGTTGCCCACCGCTTAAACATGATACCCGTCGAAGTCGTCTGCCGAAGCATAGCTACCGGTAGCCTCGTTAAACGTTTACCCTTCCAGGAAGGGGTTAGCCTCCCAATACCCTTAGTAGAGTTCTACCTTAAGGATGATGCGCGCGGCGACCCTATGATCAACAAGCGCCATATGGCCGCGCTCGGTTTAACTACGCTTAAAGAGGCTGATCTAATCGAGGATATTACGTTAAACGTTAATGAAACGTTGAAGGGCTTCCTAGCGCGTCGAGGCCTTAAGCTCCTCGACTTTAAGCTTGAGTTTGGTAGAAGCCCTAATGGAGACTTGACGATAGGCGATGAACTTGACCCTGACTGTATGCGGCTACGCGACGCTAATTCCGGGGCGATCATGGATAAGGACCTATATAGGCGTGGCCATAGCCTAGCTGAAGTAATGGAAGCCTACCGTGAATGTTATAGGAGGATAGTTGAGGATGCCTAGGGAGAAATGCGGAGTTATAGGGATAGCGTCGGTAAAGGGTAGGAAGCCCGTAGCTGGAGCCCTCCACCAAGGCCTATACGCGCTTCAACATCGAGGCCAGGAAAGCGCCGGTATCTACGTTTTTAACGGTAAAAGTATCGCGGGCTATAAGGGTATGGGCTTAGTTTCTAACGTTTTTAACGCTGAAAGGCTTAAAGAGCTTTCAGGGTTTACGGGTATAGGACACGTACGCTACTCTACGACGGCATCCTCAACCGTTGAGGAGGCCCAACCCTTCCTCTTTAAATCCTCGAAGTTCACCTTTGCCTTAGCCTTCAACGGGACCATCTCAAACTTCATAGACCTAAGGCTGAAGCTATCCGAGAAAGGTTACACCTTTAAAACCGATACGGATACCGAGGTTTTGGCTAACCTAATCGGCCACCACCTCCTAGAAACCGGGGATTACGTGGAGGCGATAAGGCTTAGCGTCCAAGCCATGGAGGGAGCCTACTCCGCCCTCCTATTAAGCGGGGACGGTGAAATCTACGCGTTTCGAGACCCCTTAGGCTTTAAACCTCTATGCTTAGGGGCTGCAGAGGAACAGGTGGTAGTAGCCTCTGAAAGCTGCGCGTTAGAATCCTTAGGCGTCCAATACCTAGGAAGCGTAAAACCAGGTGAACTGGTTGAAGTAGGCTCTAATGGCGTTAAACGTACGCTGTTAGCGAGGGCTGATCGAAGGGCTAGATGCATGTTCGAATACGTTTACTTCTCAAGCCCGGCGTCCATCTTCGACGGCGTATGGATATATCGTGCTAGGGAGAACATAGGTAGGGAGTTAGCCCGTACACAACCGGCTGAAGCAGACGTAGTAATACCCGTGCCAGACTCAGGCCGTTCAGCGGCCTTAGGCTATTCGCAAGCCTCGGGTATACCTATGGTTGAAGGGTTAATGAAGAATAGGTATGTAGGAAGGGTCTTCATAACCCCGAACGAGAAGGATAGGGAGGAAATGGTACGATTAAAGCTCATCCCGATTAAGCCGTTAATCGAAGGTAAAAGGGTTGTACTTATCGACGACTCCATCGTACGCGGTACAACCATGAAGCACATCGTAAACCTAGTTAGGTCAGCCGGAGCTAAGGAGGTCCACGTAAGGATAAGCTGTCCACCGATAGTAGCCGGCTGCTACATGGGTATAGACTTCCCAACTAGGAGGGAGCTTATAGCCTTCACGCATAGCGTAGACGAAATAAAGGGTTTAATAGGCGCGGATAGCTTAGGCTATAACACGCTGGACGGCTTAATTAAAGGTATAGGCCTACCCGAAAACGAATTATGCTTAGCCTGTTTAACTGGTAAATACCCAATTAAACCTACGGTTAAGCTTAGCGAGCTTGAGGAAGCCTTAAGGCGCATGAGGAGGCGGTAATATGGGGGGCGTTATAGGGCTCTACGCGTTCGACGAGCTTTGGAGGATGTCGAGGTTTACCTACTACGGGCTTCTAGCACTTCAACATAGGGGCCAGGAAAGCGCCGGAATCTCAACCTACGGGAAAAACCTAATTTCAACCCGTAAAGCCGCGGGGACGGTTGATAAAGCCTTTAGCGAAGCCGATATATCAAGCCTTGAAGGCTGGGCTAGCATAGGTTATGTAAGCGCTGAACCCTTAAACGGGCCCGAACCAGTCCAGCCGGTAACGGTTAATAGCCCGATCCGGTTAACGCTCTGCTACGATGGCCGCGTATTAAACCTAGCCGGGGAGCTTAAAGGTAGACGTGAAGACGAAGCGAGCCTAGTAGCGACAATGCTTTCAAGGGAGCTTTCAAGGTGCAACCCGCTGGAAGCTGTTGAAGAGGTTATGGAGAGGTTAATCGGCGTTTACTCGCTTATAGCCTTAACCGAGCGTGGGGAGATGATAGCCTTCCGGGATCCATTAGGCGTTAAGCCTATGGTCATAGGGAGCTTCGGCTTCGACTACGGCGTAATCGCGTCGGAGAGCTGCGCTATCGACGTAGTAGGCGCCGAGTTTAAAGCCGACGTAAAGCCCGGCGAAGCCTACGTTTTTACACCCTACAGTATAGATAGGAGGCAGATTCTACCGGCGCGTCCAAGGTATTGCTCCTACGAATACGTCTACTTAGCTAGGCCGGACTCAATAGTTAATGAGCGAAGCATCTACGACGTTCGACGTAGGATAGGTAGGATGCTAGCTGAAGAATGCCCGGTGGACGCCGACGTAGTTATAGGCGTCCCTGAAACCGCGATCCCCTTCGCCATGGCCTACTCCAACGCTACAGGTATACCAATAGAAATGGGCTTCATGCGTACGGGGCCTCACGTAAGAAGCGCTATAAAGCCGACGCAGTTCGAAAGGTTGGTAGGCGTACAGCTTAAGCTTAACGCCATAAGGTCGGCGATAAGCGGTAAACGCGTCATCCTAATAGATGATAGCGTCGTACGCGGTAATACTACGAAGAACGTCGTTTCAACCATGAGGAATAGGCTCGGCGTTAAAGAGGTCCACGTAAGGATAGGTAGCCCCCGCATAATTGAACAGTGCCCCTTCGGAGTTGAAGTACCGCCCAAGGACGAGTTGATAGCGGCCCACCTAACAGATGAAGAGGTAGCCTCAGTAGTAGGAGCAGATTCCTTCCACTGGCTTTCAATAGACGCCTTAATTAAAGCCTTAGGGTGCTCAAAGGACCAGTTATGCCTCGGTTGCTTCACTGGTGAATACCCCGAGATAGTTAAGGAGGCATTAAGCCATGGTTAAGGTCCTAGTCGTCGGCGAAGCATCTAGAGAGCACGCTATCGCGGATGCGTTCGCTCGGAGCGTAAGCGAACCTAGGGTTTACGCGGCGATGAAGAATAGGAACCCGGGTATAACTAGGATATGCGAACGGACTGGTGGAAGCTACGCTTTAGGCGATTTCACGGATCCAAGCTTCGTAGCTGAAGCCGCTCAACGGTTCTCGGTCGACTTCGTATTCGTAGGCCCCGAGGAACCCCTATTTAAGGGGGTTTCGGATAAGCTTAACGAGCTCGGCATACCATGCGTAGGGCCTATTGAAGCAGCCGCCGAGGTTGAAAGGTCGAAGGCCTTCATGAGGAGGATCATGTGGAAGTACGGAGTAGAGGGTAGGCTTAGGTTTAAATCCTTTAAAAACGTGGAGGACGCCGTAGCCTACATTAACGAGTACGCTGAAAGCGTAGCACTTAAACCGGCTAGGCAAGCCGGCGGTAAAGGGGTTAAGGTAATAGCGGACCTACAGGTCTACTTAAGCCGTGAGAAACGCGAAGTTAAATCGAAGCACGCTAAAACGATAAGCGAAAAGTACATGGCCGGCTACAACGATATAGACGACCGCATCCTCATAGAGGAAAGGGTTGAAGGGCCCGAATATACCCTTCAAGCCTTCACCGACGGCGTAACCGTTAAACCTATGCCGCTCGTCCAAGACAATAAGAACGCCTTCGAAATGGATATAGGCCCCGAAACAGGTGGTATGGGCTCCATATCCGGGCCAGGCTTACTACTACCCTTCATAACCAAGGAGGAGTACGATGAATCCGTTAGGATAATAACGAAGGTCGTACAAGCAATAGAAAAAGAAACAGGGGTTAAGTATCGAGGCGTAATCTCCGGGCAGATGATGCTAACAGCGCTTTGGGGCCCAACCGTTATCGAGTTCTACAGTAGGCTCGGCGACCCCGAGGCTTGTAACGTACTACCCTTCATGAAGGCCGACATGGTGGAGGTTTCAGAAGCTATACTTCGAGGCTCACTTCATAAGGTAAAACTCGAGTTTGAAGACGTAGCCACAGTAGTTAAAGCCATATCCCCGAGGGGCTACCCAGACCATAGGGAACTAGCTAAGGGGCACCCAGTAGTGGTTGATGAAGAATCCATAAGGAAGGCTGGCTGTAAACTATACTACGGCTCCGTGGACCTTAAGGAAGACGGGGTAATGGTAACCGGGGGTTCAAGAGTTGTTGAAATAGTCGGCGCGGCTCCAACAATACCTGAAGCCGAGGAGAAAGTGGAGGCTTGCATAAAATACGTGAGGTTAACGGATGGATGGGGCTTATTCCATAGGAGCGATATAGGCACACCTACGCTTCTAAACAGGAGGATAGAGCAATCCCAACTAGTGAGGGAGGTCTACAAGTATAGGGTTAGTAGGGGCTTAATCGGTAAAACGTTGGAATGGATCCCGGGGAGAGGGAGGATTGAAACCACCTTTTAACGGAACCAGTAAGGAGTACGTAGCCGCAGTTCTAGCCTCCGGTAGGGGCTCTAACTTCAGGGCCATCATGGACCACGTCCGCCTTAATATCCTGGAAAAGGTCCGCATACCCCTCCTAATATGCAACTATGAGAACGCGCCAGTACTTAAGGCGGCTGAAGAGTACGGTGTAAGGTGGGCCTTCATCGATCATAGGGGTAAGCAACGCGAAGAGTTCGATAAGGAGGTCTCAACGCTCCTAGAGGAGTATAATGTAGACATCGTTATTTTAGCGGGTTTTAATAGGCTGCTTAGCCCTTGGTTCGTTAACGAGTACCGGTGGCGGGTAATTAACATACATCCATCCTTAACCTTAAAGTTCGCGGGCCTCCACGCTCAAAGGAGGGCTCTAGAATACTTTAAATCGATCAATAAAACCTACGGCTACGATGATAAGGGGCGTAGGATCATAGGCTACTCGGGTTGCACCGTCCACCTAGTCGATGAAGGCGTGGATACCGGGCCAATCATAATTCAATCGGAAAAGGTCCCGGTGAAGGAGGATGACGATGAACAATTGCTTTCATACAGGATACTTATCTACGAGCATAGGCTCTTCTCGAAGGCCATCCAGCTCTACGTCGACGGTAGGATAATCGGTGTTGAGGACGTTAAGCTAAGCTTCAACGGCTACGAGGAAGCCCGACGTAGGGTTAAACTCGACTTAAGCGGTGGATGGGAGGAGAGATGGAACAGGCGTGAACAAGCCTACATCAAGTACCAGCAGAGCATGGATTACTCCGTTAAAAACCTAGGAGGTAAACCGTTAAACGAGGTCTTATAGATGGTAGCCGTAATTATGGACGGAGTTAAAACATCGATGGATATAAGGGCTAAACTAAAAGCCGAAGTGGAAGCCCTCAAGGATAAAGGCGTAACGCCATGCCTAACAACCATACTAGTTGGTGAAAACCCAGCCTCCAAACTCTACTTAAGGATTAAGCATAAAGCCTGCTCAGAGCTAGGCATAGCCTCCAAGAACTACGAACTACCGGAGGATACTAATGAAGATAAGCTCGTGGAGCTGATCAATAAGCTTAACGAGGATAAATCCGTACACGGCATCCTAGTGCAATTACCACTACCACGAAGCCTAAACGAGTTTAAAGTCGTTTGCAGCCTATCCCCCGATAAGGACGTTGACGGGCTTCACCCCTACAACGTTGGATGCACATCGTGGGGCAAGTACCGTATGGTACCATGCACCCCGCTCGGCGTCATGGTCCTACTTAACCGCTACGGGATCAACGTAGCGGGTAAGAACGTAGTAATCATCAATAGAAGCACGCTAGTCGGTAAACCCCTCCGTAGATTGCTCATCCCGGATCCGCTTCAAATGTTGATCTCAGATATGGATACGCTCTTCCTAAACGCAGATGCAACCGTAACCGTTTGCCACTCTAAAACCGAGGGGTTAAAGGAGAAAACGAGGGAAGCAGATATAGTGGTAAGCGCGGTTGGACAAAGGCCGTCGTTCATCCTAACCGGCGACTACATAAAGGAGGGCGCCGTTGTAATCGACGTGGGGCAGAGCAGGATCAACGGGAAGCTGTACGGAGACTCGGACTTCGAAAGCGTCGCTAAGAAGGCCTCCTACATAACCCCCGTACCGGGAGGCGTCGGACCTATGACTGTAACCATGCTCCTCTACAACACGCTACTAGCGACATCGATCCAGACCGGCCACCCCCTAAAGCTAAGCCTCAACGACCTACTCCAAGGATTTTCAACCTCAGGTCGGAGCCGCTAGAAATACTTACCAGCCGTGAAGGCTAGCGGTTTTCACCGTTCAACACGGTAGAGTAGTTAAACGGGCTTTTCCCGATAAACTTGGACTTCCGGATAATCACCCTTAACGCCCTACGATTAATATACCTCATCCAGATCGCTACCCCTATTCTTAGCCGTCGATCCCCCTTACTGCTTGAAGGAAGCTTAATCCGCGTAGAGAGAAGGTAGCTTCTTAAACATGTTACTCGTATGCCCTACTTAGGCCTATCGAATACGGTCGCGCATGGAGGGCTTAAGGGCCCGAAGCGAGCCTTAATGCGTTCCTCCAGTTCGTTAAACCTTACGTCCCACTTCGCCTTTAACACCATCCACACCCGGCGCCGGAGGCCTAGGCGTAGCTCGCTACAAGCTACCCTTCTTCAGCGCGTAGCGTTAATCGGTTACTTAACCCGCTACGAGCCGGTTTAAGTATTAGCGGAAGGGGTTTGCCTCGTAGGATACTCCCTTAAAGAACTGTTCGAAGCCCCGTTTATAGGCTCTAACCGTACTTAGGCTGGAATATGTTTCAAGCCGCTTCAAACGTATAGGCCACGGCCGAAGCTAGGCGTAAAACGCATCCATTACGATAGGTTTACTTACGTCGTAGAAAAAGGAATAGGGAGGGAAAGCTTCATTGAAGGGAGGGATTGGATCGTGTCCGAGCCCTTAATATCCGTGATAGTTGGAAGCGAATCGGATATACCGGTAGCTGAAAGGGCCGTAGCCGTATTAAAGGAGTTCTCGATACCCTACGAGGTGAAGGTGTTAAGCGCCCATAGGAGCCCGAAGCGGCTCGAAGCGTACATAACGTCCTCCAAGGCCGAGGCCTTCATAGCGATAGCCGGGTTATCGGCTGGCCTACCTGGCTACATAGCCTCGCGGACGCTAAAGCCGGTTATAGGCGTACCCGTAAACGTTAAACTCGGAGGGTTAGACGCGCTACTATCAATAGTCCAAATGCCTAAAGGAGTACCGGTAGCCTGCGTAGGTATAGATAGCGCTGAAAACGCAGCCATACTCGCCGTACAAATAC is a window from the Candidatus Nezhaarchaeales archaeon genome containing:
- the purD gene encoding phosphoribosylamine--glycine ligase, which translates into the protein MVKVLVVGEASREHAIADAFARSVSEPRVYAAMKNRNPGITRICERTGGSYALGDFTDPSFVAEAAQRFSVDFVFVGPEEPLFKGVSDKLNELGIPCVGPIEAAAEVERSKAFMRRIMWKYGVEGRLRFKSFKNVEDAVAYINEYAESVALKPARQAGGKGVKVIADLQVYLSREKREVKSKHAKTISEKYMAGYNDIDDRILIEERVEGPEYTLQAFTDGVTVKPMPLVQDNKNAFEMDIGPETGGMGSISGPGLLLPFITKEEYDESVRIITKVVQAIEKETGVKYRGVISGQMMLTALWGPTVIEFYSRLGDPEACNVLPFMKADMVEVSEAILRGSLHKVKLEFEDVATVVKAISPRGYPDHRELAKGHPVVVDEESIRKAGCKLYYGSVDLKEDGVMVTGGSRVVEIVGAAPTIPEAEEKVEACIKYVRLTDGWGLFHRSDIGTPTLLNRRIEQSQLVREVYKYRVSRGLIGKTLEWIPGRGRIETTF
- the purN gene encoding phosphoribosylglycinamide formyltransferase, translating into MKPPFNGTSKEYVAAVLASGRGSNFRAIMDHVRLNILEKVRIPLLICNYENAPVLKAAEEYGVRWAFIDHRGKQREEFDKEVSTLLEEYNVDIVILAGFNRLLSPWFVNEYRWRVINIHPSLTLKFAGLHAQRRALEYFKSINKTYGYDDKGRRIIGYSGCTVHLVDEGVDTGPIIIQSEKVPVKEDDDEQLLSYRILIYEHRLFSKAIQLYVDGRIIGVEDVKLSFNGYEEARRRVKLDLSGGWEERWNRREQAYIKYQQSMDYSVKNLGGKPLNEVL
- a CDS encoding aldehyde ferredoxin oxidoreductase family protein encodes the protein MAKSLYGYAGRILRLDLTSKAAVKVETPYELIKGFIGGRGFGAKILWDEVKPGADPLSPESKMVLSFSPLTGTSAQSFHRVFTTFKSPLTGTYFRSTGGGFFAAEVKSAGYDAVIIEGRAEKPTYVWVYDDDVEFRDAAHVWGATVDGVVDVLKDETDREARMLTIGPAGERLVRMACLVTDDYRTPGRGGGGAVLGSKNLKAIVVRGARKPVVSKPELFEKLVKEQVDAYRRSPLLEGFRSLGTNSAVYQFYVLGHNPTYNFKNVELENAEVWRPEVLGRYIIKHYGCFNCMIACGKKWKLTKGPYAGLLWDFPEYETLWSFGSACGITNLEAIAYANMLCDRYGLDTISTGATVAFAMELYEKGLITEREADGLRLRWGDGDAMVELVRKIALREGIGNVLAEGTVRAAEAIGRGAEKYAMHSKRLELPAYDPRAAKAHGLSYATSNIGGSHMIGWSKYEIAGIPEKVDPLTVEGKGLLAKKVQDQVAAYEAVGWCAFAEMVQTASYGSVEKTMEWIGMILYAATGIEEFKDPGYIWLVGERVYNVERAFNVREGLTRKDDWLPERLRKMPFPRPPAKGQVFELDKLLDDYYVARGWDIKTGVPTEGKLEGLGLSYVADELKKLGRMPA
- a CDS encoding bifunctional 5,10-methylenetetrahydrofolate dehydrogenase/5,10-methenyltetrahydrofolate cyclohydrolase, coding for MVAVIMDGVKTSMDIRAKLKAEVEALKDKGVTPCLTTILVGENPASKLYLRIKHKACSELGIASKNYELPEDTNEDKLVELINKLNEDKSVHGILVQLPLPRSLNEFKVVCSLSPDKDVDGLHPYNVGCTSWGKYRMVPCTPLGVMVLLNRYGINVAGKNVVIINRSTLVGKPLRRLLIPDPLQMLISDMDTLFLNADATVTVCHSKTEGLKEKTREADIVVSAVGQRPSFILTGDYIKEGAVVIDVGQSRINGKLYGDSDFESVAKKASYITPVPGGVGPMTVTMLLYNTLLATSIQTGHPLKLSLNDLLQGFSTSGRSR
- the purF gene encoding amidophosphoribosyltransferase, producing the protein MPREKCGVIGIASVKGRKPVAGALHQGLYALQHRGQESAGIYVFNGKSIAGYKGMGLVSNVFNAERLKELSGFTGIGHVRYSTTASSTVEEAQPFLFKSSKFTFALAFNGTISNFIDLRLKLSEKGYTFKTDTDTEVLANLIGHHLLETGDYVEAIRLSVQAMEGAYSALLLSGDGEIYAFRDPLGFKPLCLGAAEEQVVVASESCALESLGVQYLGSVKPGELVEVGSNGVKRTLLARADRRARCMFEYVYFSSPASIFDGVWIYRARENIGRELARTQPAEADVVIPVPDSGRSAALGYSQASGIPMVEGLMKNRYVGRVFITPNEKDREEMVRLKLIPIKPLIEGKRVVLIDDSIVRGTTMKHIVNLVRSAGAKEVHVRISCPPIVAGCYMGIDFPTRRELIAFTHSVDEIKGLIGADSLGYNTLDGLIKGIGLPENELCLACLTGKYPIKPTVKLSELEEALRRMRRR
- a CDS encoding amidophosphoribosyltransferase, with translation MGGVIGLYAFDELWRMSRFTYYGLLALQHRGQESAGISTYGKNLISTRKAAGTVDKAFSEADISSLEGWASIGYVSAEPLNGPEPVQPVTVNSPIRLTLCYDGRVLNLAGELKGRREDEASLVATMLSRELSRCNPLEAVEEVMERLIGVYSLIALTERGEMIAFRDPLGVKPMVIGSFGFDYGVIASESCAIDVVGAEFKADVKPGEAYVFTPYSIDRRQILPARPRYCSYEYVYLARPDSIVNERSIYDVRRRIGRMLAEECPVDADVVIGVPETAIPFAMAYSNATGIPIEMGFMRTGPHVRSAIKPTQFERLVGVQLKLNAIRSAISGKRVILIDDSVVRGNTTKNVVSTMRNRLGVKEVHVRIGSPRIIEQCPFGVEVPPKDELIAAHLTDEEVASVVGADSFHWLSIDALIKALGCSKDQLCLGCFTGEYPEIVKEALSHG
- a CDS encoding sulfide-dependent adenosine diphosphate thiazole synthase, with translation MINVKPIDEATITKAIIKKSLDFLLEQVETDVIVVGTGPAGLTAAMYLARAGLKTLVFERRLSFGGGIGGGGMQLPKIVIEEPADQILKELGCRLEEYEPGVYVVDAVEMMAKLAVGAIEAGAKIVLGVTVDDVIYRIVNGRPSIEGAVVQWSSVIMAGLHVDPIAFKSKALIDCTGHEAEVLAVASRKIPELGITLQGERSLWASEAERLTIEKTGEVCPGLYVAGMAVAALHGTPRMGPVFGGMLISGRKVAELVVKALTRS
- the purE gene encoding 5-(carboxyamino)imidazole ribonucleotide mutase, producing MSEPLISVIVGSESDIPVAERAVAVLKEFSIPYEVKVLSAHRSPKRLEAYITSSKAEAFIAIAGLSAGLPGYIASRTLKPVIGVPVNVKLGGLDALLSIVQMPKGVPVACVGIDSAENAAILAVQILALKDQKLVEKLKNYLSRAGLREV
- a CDS encoding phosphoribosylaminoimidazolesuccinocarboxamide synthase is translated as MGFKGLKPLKLISSGKTKNVYSSNDPNLVLIEFRDDVTALDGRKHDVLKGKGVINAAITAKLFTFLNASGFKTHYVGMAGDSLMVAHRLNMIPVEVVCRSIATGSLVKRLPFQEGVSLPIPLVEFYLKDDARGDPMINKRHMAALGLTTLKEADLIEDITLNVNETLKGFLARRGLKLLDFKLEFGRSPNGDLTIGDELDPDCMRLRDANSGAIMDKDLYRRGHSLAEVMEAYRECYRRIVEDA